The nucleotide window GCTAACCGGTACTTACAAGGTTATACAAACATTGTCAGAACTGACAAAAATATGGTAGAAGTAACCGTGGAAGACCAGGACCCAGTAATTGCTGCTAAAATAGCCAATCGATATGCAGAACTAGCTAATGAGAAAGGTTCTCAAATTTTCAAAGCAGATATTATGAGACACGCAGAGCTGTACAAGAAAAAATACGAAGAAAAATACAAGGAAATAAAACACATGCGAGACTCTCTTAATTATCTTGAAAGCAACAAAAAAACAGAAATGGGAGATAGACTTTACCTACAAAAAATATTGGAAGCAGAAACAAATATATTGGGACAGATAAAAAACGCCTATGAAGTAGCACAGCTAAGCGCAGAGCAAAAAATCAATGTGCTTAGTATCGTAGAAAGTGCAAGACCTGACTTTAAACCTGTTCGACCTAAAAGAGTATTGATTGTGTTAGGTGTTACACTAAGCACACTTGCTGCCAGTATTCTGATGGCTGCCGTAATAGAGTTATTCAAAGCTATACGAACTACACATGAATAATGTTGTATTAAAAAAAATTGGAATTGTAACAGGAGCAATACTTGTATTGACTAGCGGTATCGTACAAAGCATTTTGTTCGGTAGCGGGAACATAGCAGCTTATCTCATTCCATTTGCAATTCCTTTAACGCTATTAGTATTTTATTTTAGCTTTTTTAATCTAAAAAACCTTTATTATCTTATTATCCTTACTATTCCTTTCTCCATAGAAGTTGTATTACCTGGAAACTACGGGATGAGCTTGCCCTCAGAACCCTTAATGTTTGGTATGATGCTCCTATTCATTACTCAACTTCTCTTTTCAAATATAGATAAATCTTACTTTAATCATCCCGTTACATTTTTTATATTTTTATTTGTAGCATGGTTAGTTGTCACGACTTTTCAGTCCACCCATGTGTGGGTATCTGTAAAGTTCATTATAATGAAATGTTGGTTTATTTTAGTCTTCTACTTATTCACGGTTTATTTACTCAATGCGACTCAAAATATCAGCAAGATATTGGCGTTTTACATTGTAGGTATGGGGTTAGTGGTTATTTACACTTTGCTCAACCATGCTAAATATTCGTTTGATTTTGCACACAGCAGCAACGTCATGCGGCCTTTTTTTAGAAACCATGTTAACTATGGCGCCACAATAGCAGCAATATATCCCTACCTTTTAATAGGAGCTTTCCACAAACCTTTGAATATACAATGGCGAAGAGTATTACAAATTCTTCTTGTTATCTGCACAATTGGCTTGCTATTTACCTATACTCGTGCTTCTTATGCCGCGATATTTTTCCTGCCTTTCATTTATATTGTTTATCAACGCAAACTAGTTTCATTATCACTAGGAATTATCTTAGTGGCTACTGCTATTTTTATTAACTTCTTTTTTTCTAACTATTACTACATGAAATATGCATTAGAGGGGCAATATACAGAATTTCACCCTGATAGCTATGTTAAGCAACTTCAAGCTACGGCAAGAATGAAAGATGTCTCTACTATGGAACGTTTCTACCGCTGGATTGCTGCTTATAACATGATTCGGGCAAAACCTATTTGGGGCTTTG belongs to Bacteroidia bacterium and includes:
- a CDS encoding Wzz/FepE/Etk N-terminal domain-containing protein — protein: MSDKIEYKFDLQFLINIFFRWRMYIIAATVIAFVTSLVTSLFLKNYYRSKCVVLAYNANSLNPATLFLRNSFGSAIVGSSVITAGTAEDCSRIMAIMESKDVTDAIIKEFNLYQRYNIDTTDKKAYTKANRYLQGYTNIVRTDKNMVEVTVEDQDPVIAAKIANRYAELANEKGSQIFKADIMRHAELYKKKYEEKYKEIKHMRDSLNYLESNKKTEMGDRLYLQKILEAETNILGQIKNAYEVAQLSAEQKINVLSIVESARPDFKPVRPKRVLIVLGVTLSTLAASILMAAVIELFKAIRTTHE
- a CDS encoding O-antigen ligase family protein — encoded protein: MNNVVLKKIGIVTGAILVLTSGIVQSILFGSGNIAAYLIPFAIPLTLLVFYFSFFNLKNLYYLIILTIPFSIEVVLPGNYGMSLPSEPLMFGMMLLFITQLLFSNIDKSYFNHPVTFFIFLFVAWLVVTTFQSTHVWVSVKFIIMKCWFILVFYLFTVYLLNATQNISKILAFYIVGMGLVVIYTLLNHAKYSFDFAHSSNVMRPFFRNHVNYGATIAAIYPYLLIGAFHKPLNIQWRRVLQILLVICTIGLLFTYTRASYAAIFFLPFIYIVYQRKLVSLSLGIILVATAIFINFFFSNYYYMKYALEGQYTEFHPDSYVKQLQATARMKDVSTMERFYRWIAAYNMIRAKPIWGFGPGTFIFEYRNYTVEAFRTSVSDNPENSGLHSQYLTYWVETGWIGMLLHVGFTIYILIFASKVYHACKDITDKKQVIAATLSLITIVIHNIVNDLLEVDKLASLYFIAIAIVVHIDMKNRSIIPKRIQKAD